A part of Planctomycetota bacterium genomic DNA contains:
- a CDS encoding enolase C-terminal domain-like protein: protein MPKPTDIQPIGCSLFFLPVQTRVPLKFGPETLTHVTCARVRLRVSDAAGHVADGWGETPLSVQWAWPSSLSYEDRHEAMKALCVALTKAWASFDECGHPIETGHAFLESELPNLLKAANQNRSEAMPWLAALICASAFDIALHDAYGHLLGLPTYRAYTPEFMGRDLAAYLETASAQTGRTSPTSLTCPTGPTFLGRFPADFFVPQPPTRLPAWHLVGGKDLLSPDELTGSEPNDGYPVLLPDWIRRDGLKCLKVKLRGNDAAWDYDRLVRVGRLAIEGGALWLTADFNCTVTDPAYVTDILDRLALDQPRVWQMILYVEQPFPYDIERHPIDVHSVSARKPLFMDESAHDWRLVRLGRELGWTGVALKTCKTQTGALLTLCWAKAHGMTLMVQDLTNPMLAQIPHCLLAAHAGTIMGVETNAMQFYPDASRPEEAVHPGLYRRRDGCVDLSTLGGSGFGYRLAEIRRELPEPAASEGG, encoded by the coding sequence ATGCCCAAGCCAACCGACATTCAGCCCATCGGCTGTTCGCTTTTCTTCCTCCCCGTCCAGACCCGCGTCCCCCTCAAGTTCGGGCCGGAGACGCTCACCCACGTCACCTGCGCCCGTGTGCGGCTGCGCGTGAGCGATGCCGCCGGCCACGTGGCCGACGGCTGGGGCGAAACGCCCCTGAGCGTCCAGTGGGCCTGGCCCAGCAGCCTCTCCTACGAAGACCGCCACGAGGCGATGAAGGCCCTCTGCGTCGCCCTCACCAAGGCCTGGGCCAGCTTCGACGAGTGCGGCCACCCCATCGAGACCGGCCACGCATTCCTCGAATCCGAGCTGCCCAATCTCCTCAAGGCCGCCAATCAGAATCGCAGCGAGGCCATGCCCTGGCTGGCCGCGCTCATCTGCGCCTCGGCCTTCGACATCGCTCTCCACGACGCCTACGGCCATCTCCTCGGTCTGCCGACGTATCGCGCCTACACGCCCGAATTCATGGGCCGCGACCTCGCCGCTTATCTCGAGACGGCGTCAGCCCAGACCGGTCGGACCAGTCCGACAAGTCTGACTTGTCCGACTGGCCCCACTTTCCTCGGCCGCTTCCCCGCCGACTTCTTCGTGCCCCAGCCCCCCACGCGCTTGCCCGCCTGGCACCTGGTGGGCGGCAAAGACCTGCTCTCACCCGACGAACTGACCGGCTCCGAGCCGAACGACGGCTACCCCGTGCTCCTGCCCGACTGGATTCGCCGCGATGGCCTGAAGTGCCTCAAGGTGAAACTCCGCGGCAACGACGCCGCGTGGGACTACGACCGCCTCGTCCGCGTAGGCCGCCTCGCCATCGAGGGCGGCGCCCTGTGGCTCACCGCCGACTTCAATTGCACCGTCACCGACCCCGCCTACGTCACCGACATCCTCGACCGCCTTGCCCTCGACCAGCCCCGCGTCTGGCAGATGATCCTCTACGTCGAGCAGCCCTTCCCCTACGACATCGAGCGGCACCCGATTGACGTCCACAGCGTCTCGGCCCGCAAACCGCTGTTCATGGACGAGAGCGCGCACGACTGGCGGCTCGTGCGCCTCGGCCGCGAGCTGGGCTGGACCGGCGTCGCCCTCAAGACCTGCAAGACCCAGACCGGCGCCCTGCTGACCCTGTGCTGGGCGAAGGCCCACGGCATGACGCTCATGGTCCAGGACCTCACGAACCCCATGCTCGCGCAGATTCCCCATTGCCTGCTCGCCGCCCACGCGGGCACGATCATGGGCGTGGAGACCAACGCCATGCAGTTCTACCCCGACGCCTCGCGGCCCGAGGAGGCGGTGCACCCAGGCCTCTATCGCCGGCGCGACGGCTGCGTGGACCTCTCGACCCTCGGTGGCTCCGGCTTTGGCTACCGCTTGGCCGAGATTCGCCGCGAGCTGCCCGAGCCCGCCGCAAGCGAAGGCGGCTGA